ATGGGCTCGCGCACTTCGCCGATGAGTTGGGTCGGGCTCTCGTCGAAGCAGACCACGGGCCTTTGTGGATCAGGCGTTTCTGCGTAGAGGTCGAGAACATCCTCCATGCGCGCGACGTATTCCCCATCGATCTTTGGGATGCACCACATGTCTTTGCGCCAAGGCTTGAGATGGTTCTCAGCCAGCCGGCGACGCACGGTCTCCGAGGACAACTGGTCATGATCGGTGAGCCGGACCATCTCATCTGCCAGAAGCTCCAGGGTCCAGCGGGCTCGCCCGGGCGGCGGCTTTGAGCAGGCGGTCGCTACCAACAGCGCCTCCTCCTTGCTCGATAGCTTGCGCTCAACACCCGGGCGCGGTTCTTCGCTGAGCGCCCCTTCCAGATTGGCTTCCACAAACCGGCGTTTGGTCCGGTAAATCGTCGATCCGCTGACGTTCAAGGTTGCCGCGATCACCTCGTCGCTGAAGCCTTCGTTCGCTGCGACCAGGATCTGGGCGCGCTTGATCTTGCGCGACCTGTGGCACCCCCCGCTCAACAAAGCGGCCAGTTGGTCACGTTCCGATTGGCTAAGCTCTATGTGAAACTTTATATTCATCGACACCTCCTTCAGCGTGGAGACGCAGATGAATCCCAAAATGAGTCCCTCACTTGACCCGCAAGCCGCAACGGCAAGACGGGGCCTTACGCAGATCCAAGGCCAGTACCTGGCCTTCATCTACGCCTACAGCCGCATCTTCAAACAGCCTCCGGCCGAAGCCGACATGCGTCGCCACTTCGGCGTTACGGCTCCGTCTGTTCACCAGATGGTGCTGACCCTCGAGAAGGCGGGTTTTATATCTCGCGTGCCAGGCGCCGCACGCAGCATCCAACTTCTCATCCCACCAGAAGCCCTGCCAATTCTACGATAAGACAAACCGTCATAATCTCTGTGGCGTGGTACTAGACGTTATCTGGAGGAGCTTAGCGCGGCCGTCACCTTTGCGGTCACCTACGAATTCATCCGTCACAAAATTCATATCCACCTGCCACCGAAGTATGACCCTCGAAAGCATCAGTTCACGTTGGCGGACGTCCGTCGCATCATCAGGGCGGCGTATCGTCGCAAGGGCATGGGCTGGGTCAACGGTAAGCCGGTCAAGGACCTGCCGACCCGGCGGCACCTTGCCCGCTTCGCCTTCCTCGCAATCACGACTGGATCGCGCAAAGACAAGATCGAGCGCGTATCATTTTACAATGAAGGGGACCGCCTATAGCGCGACGATCAGGATGAGACGCCGCATTGCCTCGCCTGAACTGCTCCCTGAGAATGGGTTATTGCCTCATCTAAATTGCTCCCGACGAATCAACCTCGGGAGCTTTGATGAGGAAGGTAAGCATGGCGACACGTGTGGAATTGGTGGCGGCGATCAGTTGTCGCTATGTGTTAGGCGGGCGGGCCGAGAAGGCGAGGATGTTGGACGAGTTCGTGGCGCTCACGGGCTTTCATCGCAAGCATGCGATGCGACTGCTGCGAGGAGAACGCGAACCGGCGAAGGGTGGTCCTCGGCCAGGGCGCCGGGTTTACGGCGATGACGTGCGGGCGGCGCTCGTCGTTGTTTGGGAGGCGTCGGATCGAATTTGCGGCAAGCGACTACACCCCCTGTTGCCAACACTGATCGAAGCGATGGAACGTCATGGACATGGCGATATGAATAGCGAGACGCGCCGGCAACTCTTGACGATGAGCCCAGCGACGATTGATCGAGTCCTCAAGGAGATTAAAGCGAGCGCCACGGGTCCGCGGCGCCGGAAAGGATCAACGGCGATTCGGCGTAGTGTTCCCGTTCGAACGTTCTCGGATTGGGATGACCCCGCACCCGGCTTTGTCGAGGCTGATCTCGTTTCTCATTCCGGCCCGTACGCGAGAGGTGCCTTCTCGCAAACGCTGGTGTTGACCGATATAGCCACGGGCTGGACGGAATGCGCGCCGCTGCTGGTTCGCGAGCAAACGGTACTGATCACTGCGTTGACCGAACTGCGCAAGTTGCTGCCGTTCCCGCTGCTGGGCTTCGACACCGACAACGACAGTGTGTTCATGAACGAGAGCGTTCATGAGTATTGCTTGCGAGATAATATCGAACTCACCCGTTGCCGCCCCTACCGAAAGAACGACCAGGCATTTGTCGAGCAGAAGAATGGCGCGATCGTGCGCAAGATCGTTGGATACCGACGCTTCGAGGGGCTGCGAGCCACCCGGGAGCTGGCCAAGCTTTATTCCTCAATGCGGTTGTTCGTGAATTTCTTTCAGCCATCATTCAAGCTGAAAGAAAAGCACCGTGACGGAGCCAAGGTGATCAAGCGCTATCATCGTCCCGCCACGCCTTATCAGCGGCTGCTTGACGACGCACGCACGCCGGAGGATACATGCCTTCGGCTCAAGGCGATGTACCTGACGCTCGATCCGGTTCGGCTGCTCCGCGACATACGGCTGGCACAAGAGAGATTGGTCGAAATTGCTGACAAGCCTGATGGTCCGCCTGCCACCGACGGCGAGGCATTACCGCTCGAAG
The Rhizobium leguminosarum DNA segment above includes these coding regions:
- a CDS encoding IS630 family transposase, with protein sequence MNIKFHIELSQSERDQLAALLSGGCHRSRKIKRAQILVAANEGFSDEVIAATLNVSGSTIYRTKRRFVEANLEGALSEEPRPGVERKLSSKEEALLVATACSKPPPGRARWTLELLADEMVRLTDHDQLSSETVRRRLAENHLKPWRKDMWCIPKIDGEYVARMEDVLDLYAETPDPQRPVVCFDESPTQLIGEVREPIAAKPGQLERYDCEYRRNGTVNLFVFMDAHRPWRRVKVTDRRTNQDFAECMRELVDVDYPDAPIIRVVMDNLSTHSAGALYDAFPAPQARRVLKRLEFHHTPKHASWLNMVEIEIGVLRSQCLDRRIDNKDTIIAEVAAWEQQRNAHGAKIQWMFTTENARKKLRKAYPVKES
- a CDS encoding LexA family protein, whose amino-acid sequence is MNPKMSPSLDPQAATARRGLTQIQGQYLAFIYAYSRIFKQPPAEADMRRHFGVTAPSVHQMVLTLEKAGFISRVPGAARSIQLLIPPEALPILR
- a CDS encoding ISNCY family transposase, with protein sequence MRKVSMATRVELVAAISCRYVLGGRAEKARMLDEFVALTGFHRKHAMRLLRGEREPAKGGPRPGRRVYGDDVRAALVVVWEASDRICGKRLHPLLPTLIEAMERHGHGDMNSETRRQLLTMSPATIDRVLKEIKASATGPRRRKGSTAIRRSVPVRTFSDWDDPAPGFVEADLVSHSGPYARGAFSQTLVLTDIATGWTECAPLLVREQTVLITALTELRKLLPFPLLGFDTDNDSVFMNESVHEYCLRDNIELTRCRPYRKNDQAFVEQKNGAIVRKIVGYRRFEGLRATRELAKLYSSMRLFVNFFQPSFKLKEKHRDGAKVIKRYHRPATPYQRLLDDARTPEDTCLRLKAMYLTLDPVRLLRDIRLAQERLVEIADKPDGPPATDGEALPLEDFLSGLRIAWRGGEVKPTARSKPAAKRERRRPDPLLAVTAELEDWFEAEPWRTSRELLERLQVKYPGVYPDGLIRTVQRRMKIWRSTQANALVFGPFADAARQTQNVEVVQ